The following nucleotide sequence is from Macaca fascicularis isolate 582-1 chromosome 15, T2T-MFA8v1.1.
CAATCAGGGACTCCTGCCCCAGCAAAGGTGAGaacccactccccaccccctgccacttGCACAGCTGGGCTCTGACAGGCTGTGGTCAAGTACCGGGCCCAGAGGTTGAGAGAGAGGGCTGAAGGCCAGGAGTTACTCAGTACCCTCCCTCACAGCCTCACGACTACCGCCAGGAGCAGCCTGAGACCTTCTGGATACAGAGGGCACCACAGCTACCGGTGTGTGAGGGTGACTAGGTATTGGGGGCAGAGCGGGGCAGGAAAGGTAGGGCAGAGTTGTTTTGTTCTGGCTTGGGGAAAGCGAGATCCATCCTCATCCTGGCACTCCTCCAGGGTGTCAGTAACATCAGGACATTGGATACACCTTTCCGGAAGAACTGCAGCTTCTCAACACCAGTACCCTTGTCTCTGGGGCAACTTTTGCCCTATGAACCTGAGAATTACCCCCACCAACTGGGAGAAatctcttcccttccctgtcaGAGAGGAAGGCTGGGTGGTGGAGGGGGTGAATGACTTCTGTCAGGGGTGAGGAGGGAAGTGGGATATGGAATATGGAATCTATTTCTGTCTGCACTAGAGAGGTCAGGAGGAAGTTAATTCTCACTGTACTTGAAGAGGCTTTACATAAAGGGTTCTCTCTCATCCCAAGACTGCTAATTTAGTGATTCTGTGAGTCACTGCGTGCATACCCCACAACCTTTCCTTGGGATTGCCCCATCCCACACTATGACATCagaactttttttattattgttttatatttgacCAAAATATTCTGGTTTAGatacagatatttacagaaagtAGGGAGGAAGGGGACCAAGCCAGAGAGGGACAGGTATATGTACAGGGCTGAGCTGCAGAGGGCTACAACTTCCATATAAGGTAGGTTTTTTGTGGCTGTTTTCCATTACATATGAAAATGTCCATTTCTGGTGTGTGCAGACATGGTGGCCACTGCCCACCCAGGTACCAGCAGCAGGAGACTGTCTGACTTGGGAAGAATGGGGGTTTACAGGAGTCCAGGAGGTCCTTTCCGCTCTCCTAAGAGCCAGTATGTTCGCATCTTTCCTTTTCCCTGGAAGTGGGAGAGTGGACAGGATTCAGATGCTTCAGCGTTAGTCCCTttgtctccctctctttccccatGATTCCCATAATCACTTTCACCCCCCTTTCCCATGCCTCCCTCCCCATGGCCTGCCGTCACCTTCATTTCCACATCCCCCCGTAGCTCTAGCTGGAAGCATCCTAGCTCATCTAGGGCATCCTTGGTGGTAGAGGAGACATGGATCTTCAGCGCTGGGGTGGGTGGGATAGGGAGGATGATGGAAAAAGGAAtcaaagaaaaggcaaagaattGGTGATACTGTATAGCACCGTGCCCAACCAACCATTCCAGGGAAGCTCCCAGACCTCCCAATGCATATCTATTAGAACCAAAATATGCCCAAGGATGCAACACTAAGGAACTGTGGTCTCTCAGATTAAGAGATTGGAGGAactatgaaaagaagaaaagggcaaGATAAATTGAGGCCAACAGTGGGGTTGAGGGCTAGTGTCTTACCTTGACCATTAGACTCCATTCGAGAAGCAGTGTTCACTGTGTCTCCAAAAAGACAATAACGGGGCATCTTCAGGCCAACAACCCCAGCACAGACTGGCCCTATGAGAAGAAACAGGTTGGGAGAGTCTGGGAAAGGTGGAGATTAGGGCTGGAGTGAGACTCAGCCTTACCAGTATGGACCCCTATGCGTAGCCTCAGCTGGTCATGGGGTCGGTGGCGGATGCgaaaggaagaaactgcatctaGTAATGCTAGGGCCATACGAGCAATTTCTGGTGCATGCCGTTGACCATTTCGGCCTGGGAGGCCAGATACCACCATGTAAGCATCCCCAATCGTCTCCACCTGATTGAGAGGGGAATTAAAAGGTCACCTCTATTTGTATCCATGGGGATGGGAAAGAGTAGAGGGAGACAAGCTGGACATCATCCTGACATCCTGGAGGCCAGAATATTGACTAGAAAATAAGTGCCATGGTCCTGAGAGTCTAGGGGAGACGAGATGTCAAGGGAGTCTTTAAGTCCTCTTTCTCCACCCAGCACCTGGGGAATACTCAGTacacatttgctgaatgaatgaacacccTGTCTGCAGCAGGACATGGACAAATAGGCTCTGCCATCAGGAAATGGGAAGCAAGACAACAGGCTAAACTCAAGAGGACAGAGGCTGGTAAGGAGGTAAAGCAGGCCCAATGAAATGACCAGACAGCCCAAACTGTCAGGAAGAAAGCAGGCATTTGATGCTGGTAATTGTACCAAAGGTATGTAAGAGAATGAATGTCATTGTTCTGCCACATGCCAAACAATGTTAGGCACTTTCTATACAACAAATCTAttattcccatcttacagataaaacaactgaggctcagggtgatTCTGTTACTTACCTATAAGGCCACATAGTTAGTAACaagccaatattcaaattcagatGATTTTTACTCCCAAGGACAATAAATCCAACTCAATGACTTCAAcaaaaagttttactttttaaaatatattttccctcaCCCCACTAAATCAGTCTGGACCCACATCCTATATGATTCTTCCATGTCTGGAGAGGACTGGAGAGAAATGTTGGATTGGCTGCATTTATACTCCAGGGAGATAGGAGCTAAATCTCATGATGGTTCTAATTAGGGAAGCCAAAGGATTCACAAGAAATTCGACTGGAGTGTACAATGACAGTGCTGGAGCTACATCTGTTTACAAAGTACACTCCAGCACCAGGATGCTGGGACCCCTGGAGGGAAAGCTGATCATGGGGTGGGTAAGGTGTGTGGGGTTCAGGGAGACTGGCTTTCAAAGGGGGTCTCTATTAAAGAGTCTTCTATTGAAGAGCCACCCCAGCTCTCACCTTGTAGACATCAAAGTTGTCAATTATGGCATCAAAGCAGGTATACAGGTCATTAAGAAGTGTCACTACCTAAAAGGGATAGAAAAGCAGAGGCCCTGAAACTTGTACCCAACTTTCTAAGAATTCTTAACCCACGAGCCATCACAAGATGTGGGAACTCTAGAACAAACTCATCTTCCCTGTTATCAATGAGGATTCCCCAGGTCCCTACCCACCCAACCCCACCCGCTACCTCTCACCCATGGCTCTCACCTGCATGGGGGTGCTCTCTGCTGACAATGCTGTGAAGCCAACAATGTCACTGAAGTAGATGGTAACACTGTCAAAGGCCTCAGCCTGTACAGTCTCTCCCCGTTTTAACTGCTCTGCCACTGAACTAGGAAGCAAGGGTGCTGTGTGAGCCAAACTCCAAGAGAGTAGGagcagaagagagagggaaggtgcATGTGGCTGCAGCAGATATGAGCTGAAACAAGAAAGCTGGGCTTTGCAAGTGGGAGGGAGGAAAGTGGCTGGGAAGACATTACGGTCAAATGCAAGGTAAGGCGCACAAGTGGCAGGGGCTTTTGAGGAGATCCCTGTGCATGGGAGCTGTCTCAAGTTGGGACTGTTTTACATACACTTGCTGAAGCAAGGGCATGGTAGAGCAGTGTTGTAAGAAGGGATGGGAAGCCAGTAAGAAGGCAGCACAGCTGATGCAAAGACAGAATGACAGCAAAAAATCTATAGCCAGGGGGACTCCCTGTGGCCAGCAGCGTTCTGAGGGTCGGGAGGCAAGTTCGCAGGTGCCTGATGAGGCAGAGCCCAACAGAGCAGAATCCCAAAGGAAAATTCAGGAAGGGGGACAAAGTCTCACTGGGGTAGAATTTGGTAGAGCAAAGCCTCAGCCTTGCGTTTTTCCTCCAGATAGGCCTGTGTGCGTTCCTCCACCAGCTTCTCCAGGTTATTGGCATACTGTTCCATGCGCAGCAGGAGATTGTCCAATATGCTGGTGCCACCCTCCCTGTGGGGAGGCCAGGATATGGCACTTGCTCTAAGATTCTGAAGACTCCCAGGACTTCCTATCCAACCCACCCTCTGGTCCCACCTGCCCCACTTCATGCACTAGGACTAATGAGGCTTCTATCCCTGGGAAGCCCCTGCCCTATAATGCCCTCTCACTTGTTAAAGCGTCGAATGAAGCCCTTAATCTGTCCAAAGTCTGGCCGCTCAGCTGGGTCCTGAGCCCAACATCGCTCCATCAGCAAAACTAGCTCTTCATTCAGCTGGGTCCGGTCAATGCTTGGTCGGAAATATGGCCGCTGACCATTTCGTACCTTCTGGACAATCTCTGAGGGTGATCAAAGGTTTGGATGAGGAACTGAGTTCCCCCAGGAAGAAGAGGCTGTGGGTAGTGGATTGACTCTTACCTTTGGGGCTGAGGTCCAGGCCCTCCAAGTAGAAAGGACCACTGCGAAGTGCTATCTCCTGCAGGATGATCCCAAAGCTATAGACATCAGCCTTCTGCATGCCTGTGGTTGGCAAGGGGTTCCCACTGAGCAGTTCTGGGGCAGTCCACAGCTTCTCTGAAAAGAGGAAACAGGCTGGCCAGGTCCCCCAAAATGGGGTACCCCCAAGCCCACCTGGGCTCATCCCTATATTACTGTCACTCCACCTCCCTCTCCCACCATCCCTAGGTGGAAAGAGCAGCAATATATAAAGTGGGTTGTGGGGGTGGGCCTCACTGGCATAGAGGGCATGGCTGTCATCAGGTTCAGCAGTTGATCGGAAGCTGGCCAGGCCATAGTCTGTGATTTTGAGCACAAAACGACTATCCACCACACAGTTGGAGGACTTGAGACTCCCATGCGATGAAATAATGCTGTTGTGGAGAAAGGCCATGCCCTGCAAGGTACAGATCAAGTCATGGGACTAGATCATATCTGGCTTAGAATACCCTCTCTCCATGAGATGGGCGCTGGCTAGCTGTCTACAGATCTTAGGTCCACAAAAATAATAAGCTGATTTTGGAAGGCATCCTTTGCAGCTTCCACCCAAGGAAGCAGGAAGAACAGAAGAGTCATCTCTTCCTGGTATCATAAGCAGGACACAGGCACCCAGCCACCAGGGACAGGGAAAATGCTTAAAAAGATGGATAAGTGGAGCTACCAGTGACTACCCTGGAAAGGGCAGTCAATCTTGATTAGTGAAGAGAACAGAACTTGGGTGAAGACCAAAATGATATGACACCCATGGTGGCCTCAGATACCTGGCTACTAATTAGAAAGACATGACTTGAGACCCAGGTATCAAGAGTAGCTGGATATACCAAGGAAGACCAGTTGTAAACTTTAATGCATAACCATGTGTAGGTGGGCAAGTCCGGGTAGAGGAGGAATAAGATCTACTAGAGGGAATGCTGGATCAGAGAGAAAGTACAGAACATCATAAATCAGAAAAACctagaaaatggacaaaatctGCTAAGCCAGTGCAGAAGCCTAAAACTGCTGGCTCCGTGGGTCCACAGAGGGAAGAACATTTGCCTCTGAAGAGCTGAAAGACGGCCTTaaaggccgggctcagtggctcatgcctgtaatcccagcactttgggaggccaaggctggcagattgcttgagcccagcagttcaagacgagcctgggcaacatggtgaaaccccatctctaccaaaaatacaaaactgagctGGGCACGGCAGCACAcgctgtggttccagctactcaggaggctaaggtgggagaatcacttgagcccaggaggtcaaggctgcagtgagcagtgatctagccactacactgtagcctgggcaacagaataagacccagtctcaggaaaaaaaaaaaaaaaaagtcttaatgatGCTCCCCAAAAATGAAACCCTAGGAGCCACCCAAGTCAGTTCAGGTGAGACAGAAAGAGGATACAAGGTTCAATATgctaatgaaaaacatttttgtcTAAATGTTTAGCTCTGGACTTAATTCATAACTCTAATGTCTAATCTCTAATCTCTATgaactcttcctttttattt
It contains:
- the NPR2 gene encoding atrial natriuretic peptide receptor 2 isoform X14; this translates as MNLIAGCFYDGILLYAEVLNETIQEGGTREDGLRIVEKMQGRRYHGVTGLVVMDKNNDRETDFVLWAMGDLDSGDFQPAAHYSGAEKQIWWTGRPIPWVKGAPPSDNPPCAFDLDDPSCDKTPLSTLAIVALGTGITFIMFGVSSFLIFRKLMLEKELASMLWRIRWEELQFGNSERYHKGAGSRLTLSLGNVVAIKHVNKKRIELTRQVLFELKHMRDVQFNHLTRFIGACIDPPNICIVTEYCPRGSLQDILENDSINLDWMFRYSLINDLVKGMAFLHNSIISSHGSLKSSNCVVDSRFVLKITDYGLASFRSTAEPDDSHALYAKKLWTAPELLSGNPLPTTGMQKADVYSFGIILQEIALRSGPFYLEGLDLSPKEIVQKVRNGQRPYFRPSIDRTQLNEELVLLMERCWAQDPAERPDFGQIKGFIRRFNKEGGTSILDNLLLRMEQYANNLEKLVEERTQAYLEEKRKAEALLYQILPHSVAEQLKRGETVQAEAFDSVTIYFSDIVGFTALSAESTPMQVVTLLNDLYTCFDAIIDNFDVYKVETIGDAYMVVSGLPGRNGQRHAPEIARMALALLDAVSSFRIRHRPHDQLRLRIGVHTGPVCAGVVGLKMPRYCLFGDTVNTASRMESNGQALKIHVSSTTKDALDELGCFQLELRGDVEMKGKGKMRTYWLLGERKGPPGLL
- the NPR2 gene encoding atrial natriuretic peptide receptor 2 isoform X13 encodes the protein MNLIAGCFYDGILLYAEVLNETIQEGGTREDGLRIVEKMQGRRYHGVTGLVVMDKNNDRETDFVLWAMGDLDSGDFQPAAHYSGAEKQIWWTGRPIPWVKGAPPSDNPPCAFDLDDPSCDKTPLSTLAIVALGTGITFIMFGVSSFLIFRPYRKLMLEKELASMLWRIRWEELQFGNSERYHKGAGSRLTLSLGNVVAIKHVNKKRIELTRQVLFELKHMRDVQFNHLTRFIGACIDPPNICIVTEYCPRGSLQDILENDSINLDWMFRYSLINDLVKGMAFLHNSIISSHGSLKSSNCVVDSRFVLKITDYGLASFRSTAEPDDSHALYAKKLWTAPELLSGNPLPTTGMQKADVYSFGIILQEIALRSGPFYLEGLDLSPKEIVQKVRNGQRPYFRPSIDRTQLNEELVLLMERCWAQDPAERPDFGQIKGFIRRFNKEGGTSILDNLLLRMEQYANNLEKLVEERTQAYLEEKRKAEALLYQILPHSVAEQLKRGETVQAEAFDSVTIYFSDIVGFTALSAESTPMQVVTLLNDLYTCFDAIIDNFDVYKVETIGDAYMVVSGLPGRNGQRHAPEIARMALALLDAVSSFRIRHRPHDQLRLRIGVHTGPVCAGVVGLKMPRYCLFGDTVNTASRMESNGQALKIHVSSTTKDALDELGCFQLELRGDVEMKGKGKMRTYWLLGERKGPPGLL
- the NPR2 gene encoding atrial natriuretic peptide receptor 2 isoform X19, giving the protein MFGVSSFLIFRKLMLEKELASMLWRIRWEELQFGNSERYHKGAGSRLTLSLGNVVAIKHVNKKRIELTRQVLFELKHMRDVQFNHLTRFIGACIDPPNICIVTEYCPRGSLQDILENDSINLDWMFRYSLINDLVKGMAFLHNSIISSHGSLKSSNCVVDSRFVLKITDYGLASFRSTAEPDDSHALYAKKLWTAPELLSGNPLPTTGMQKADVYSFGIILQEIALRSGPFYLEGLDLSPKEIVQKVRNGQRPYFRPSIDRTQLNEELVLLMERCWAQDPAERPDFGQIKGFIRRFNKEGGTSILDNLLLRMEQYANNLEKLVEERTQAYLEEKRKAEALLYQILPHSVAEQLKRGETVQAEAFDSVTIYFSDIVGFTALSAESTPMQVVTLLNDLYTCFDAIIDNFDVYKVETIGDAYMVVSGLPGRNGQRHAPEIARMALALLDAVSSFRIRHRPHDQLRLRIGVHTGPVCAGVVGLKMPRYCLFGDTVNTASRMESNGQALKIHVSSTTKDALDELGCFQLELRGDVEMKGKGKMRTYWLLGERKGPPGLL
- the NPR2 gene encoding atrial natriuretic peptide receptor 2 isoform X17 — translated: MDKNNDRETDFVLWAMGDLDSGDFQPAAHYSGAEKQIWWTGRPIPWVKGAPPSDNPPCAFDLDDPSCDKTPLSTLAIVALGTGITFIMFGVSSFLIFRKLMLEKELASMLWRIRWEELQFGNSERYHKGAGSRLTLSLGNVVAIKHVNKKRIELTRQVLFELKHMRDVQFNHLTRFIGACIDPPNICIVTEYCPRGSLQDILENDSINLDWMFRYSLINDLVKGMAFLHNSIISSHGSLKSSNCVVDSRFVLKITDYGLASFRSTAEPDDSHALYAKKLWTAPELLSGNPLPTTGMQKADVYSFGIILQEIALRSGPFYLEGLDLSPKEIVQKVRNGQRPYFRPSIDRTQLNEELVLLMERCWAQDPAERPDFGQIKGFIRRFNKEGGTSILDNLLLRMEQYANNLEKLVEERTQAYLEEKRKAEALLYQILPHSVAEQLKRGETVQAEAFDSVTIYFSDIVGFTALSAESTPMQVVTLLNDLYTCFDAIIDNFDVYKVETIGDAYMVVSGLPGRNGQRHAPEIARMALALLDAVSSFRIRHRPHDQLRLRIGVHTGPVCAGVVGLKMPRYCLFGDTVNTASRMESNGQALKIHVSSTTKDALDELGCFQLELRGDVEMKGKGKMRTYWLLGERKGPPGLL
- the NPR2 gene encoding atrial natriuretic peptide receptor 2 isoform X18, whose protein sequence is MFGVSSFLIFRKLMLEKELASMLWRIRWEELQFGNSERYHKGAGSRLTLSLRGSSYGSLMTAHGKYQIFANTGHFKGNVVAIKHVNKKRIELTRQVLFELKHMRDVQFNHLTRFIGACIDPPNICIVTEYCPRGSLQDILENDSINLDWMFRYSLINDLVKGMAFLHNSIISSHGSLKSSNCVVDSRFVLKITDYGLASFRSTAEPDDSHALYAKKLWTAPELLSGNPLPTTGMQKADVYSFGIILQEIALRSGPFYLEGLDLSPKEIVQKVRNGQRPYFRPSIDRTQLNEELVLLMERCWAQDPAERPDFGQIKGFIRRFNKEGGTSILDNLLLRMEQYANNLEKLVEERTQAYLEEKRKAEALLYQILPHSVAEQLKRGETVQAEAFDSVTIYFSDIVGFTALSAESTPMQVVTLLNDLYTCFDAIIDNFDVYKVETIGDAYMVVSGLPGRNGQRHAPEIARMALALLDAVSSFRIRHRPHDQLRLRIGVHTGPVCAGVVGLKMPRYCLFGDTVNTASRMESNGQALKIHVSSTTKDALDELGCFQLELRGDVEMKGKGKMRTYWLLGERKGPPGLL
- the NPR2 gene encoding atrial natriuretic peptide receptor 2 isoform X11, producing the protein MNLIAGCFYDGILLYAEVLNETIQEGGTREDGLRIVEKMQGRRYHGVTGLVVMDKNNDRETDFVLWAMGDLDSGDFQPAAHYSGAEKQIWWTGRPIPWVKGAPPSDNPPCAFDLDDPSCDKTPLSTLAIVALGTGITFIMFGVSSFLIFRPYRKLMLEKELASMLWRIRWEELQFGNSERYHKGAGSRLTLSLRGSSYGSLMTAHGKYQIFANTGHFKGNVVAIKHVNKKRIELTRQVLFELKHMRDVQFNHLTRFIGACIDPPNICIVTEYCPRGSLQDILENDSINLDWMFRYSLINDLVKGMAFLHNSIISSHGSLKSSNCVVDSRFVLKITDYGLASFRSTAEPDDSHALYAKKLWTAPELLSGNPLPTTGMQKADVYSFGIILQEIALRSGPFYLEGLDLSPKEIVQKVRNGQRPYFRPSIDRTQLNEELVLLMERCWAQDPAERPDFGQIKGFIRRFNKEGGTSILDNLLLRMEQYANNLEKLVEERTQAYLEEKRKAEALLYQILPHSVAEQLKRGETVQAEAFDSVTIYFSDIVGFTALSAESTPMQVVTLLNDLYTCFDAIIDNFDVYKVETIGDAYMVVSGLPGRNGQRHAPEIARMALALLDAVSSFRIRHRPHDQLRLRIGVHTGPVCAGVVGLKMPRYCLFGDTVNTASRMESNGQALKIHVSSTTKDALDELGCFQLELRGDVEMKGKGKMRTYWLLGERKGPPGLL
- the NPR2 gene encoding atrial natriuretic peptide receptor 2 isoform X12, giving the protein MNLIAGCFYDGILLYAEVLNETIQEGGTREDGLRIVEKMQGRRYHGVTGLVVMDKNNDRETDFVLWAMGDLDSGDFQPAAHYSGAEKQIWWTGRPIPWVKGAPPSDNPPCAFDLDDPSCDKTPLSTLAIVALGTGITFIMFGVSSFLIFRKLMLEKELASMLWRIRWEELQFGNSERYHKGAGSRLTLSLRGSSYGSLMTAHGKYQIFANTGHFKGNVVAIKHVNKKRIELTRQVLFELKHMRDVQFNHLTRFIGACIDPPNICIVTEYCPRGSLQDILENDSINLDWMFRYSLINDLVKGMAFLHNSIISSHGSLKSSNCVVDSRFVLKITDYGLASFRSTAEPDDSHALYAKKLWTAPELLSGNPLPTTGMQKADVYSFGIILQEIALRSGPFYLEGLDLSPKEIVQKVRNGQRPYFRPSIDRTQLNEELVLLMERCWAQDPAERPDFGQIKGFIRRFNKEGGTSILDNLLLRMEQYANNLEKLVEERTQAYLEEKRKAEALLYQILPHSVAEQLKRGETVQAEAFDSVTIYFSDIVGFTALSAESTPMQVVTLLNDLYTCFDAIIDNFDVYKVETIGDAYMVVSGLPGRNGQRHAPEIARMALALLDAVSSFRIRHRPHDQLRLRIGVHTGPVCAGVVGLKMPRYCLFGDTVNTASRMESNGQALKIHVSSTTKDALDELGCFQLELRGDVEMKGKGKMRTYWLLGERKGPPGLL
- the NPR2 gene encoding atrial natriuretic peptide receptor 2 isoform X15; this translates as MDKNNDRETDFVLWAMGDLDSGDFQPAAHYSGAEKQIWWTGRPIPWVKGAPPSDNPPCAFDLDDPSCDKTPLSTLAIVALGTGITFIMFGVSSFLIFRPYRKLMLEKELASMLWRIRWEELQFGNSERYHKGAGSRLTLSLRGSSYGSLMTAHGKYQIFANTGHFKGNVVAIKHVNKKRIELTRQVLFELKHMRDVQFNHLTRFIGACIDPPNICIVTEYCPRGSLQDILENDSINLDWMFRYSLINDLVKGMAFLHNSIISSHGSLKSSNCVVDSRFVLKITDYGLASFRSTAEPDDSHALYAKKLWTAPELLSGNPLPTTGMQKADVYSFGIILQEIALRSGPFYLEGLDLSPKEIVQKVRNGQRPYFRPSIDRTQLNEELVLLMERCWAQDPAERPDFGQIKGFIRRFNKEGGTSILDNLLLRMEQYANNLEKLVEERTQAYLEEKRKAEALLYQILPHSVAEQLKRGETVQAEAFDSVTIYFSDIVGFTALSAESTPMQVVTLLNDLYTCFDAIIDNFDVYKVETIGDAYMVVSGLPGRNGQRHAPEIARMALALLDAVSSFRIRHRPHDQLRLRIGVHTGPVCAGVVGLKMPRYCLFGDTVNTASRMESNGQALKIHVSSTTKDALDELGCFQLELRGDVEMKGKGKMRTYWLLGERKGPPGLL
- the NPR2 gene encoding atrial natriuretic peptide receptor 2 isoform X8, producing MTIIVPWFALAPLLPSWTVLVITYREPPNPEYQEFQNRLLIRAREDFGVELGPSLMNLIAGCFYDGILLYAEVLNETIQEGGTREDGLRIVEKMQGRRYHGVTGLVVMDKNNDRETDFVLWAMGDLDSGDFQPAAHYSGAEKQIWWTGRPIPWVKGAPPSDNPPCAFDLDDPSCDKTPLSTLAIVALGTGITFIMFGVSSFLIFRPYRKLMLEKELASMLWRIRWEELQFGNSERYHKGAGSRLTLSLRGSSYGSLMTAHGKYQIFANTGHFKGNVVAIKHVNKKRIELTRQVLFELKHMRDVQFNHLTRFIGACIDPPNICIVTEYCPRGSLQDILENDSINLDWMFRYSLINDLVKGMAFLHNSIISSHGSLKSSNCVVDSRFVLKITDYGLASFRSTAEPDDSHALYAKKLWTAPELLSGNPLPTTGMQKADVYSFGIILQEIALRSGPFYLEGLDLSPKEIVQKVRNGQRPYFRPSIDRTQLNEELVLLMERCWAQDPAERPDFGQIKGFIRRFNKEGGTSILDNLLLRMEQYANNLEKLVEERTQAYLEEKRKAEALLYQILPHSVAEQLKRGETVQAEAFDSVTIYFSDIVGFTALSAESTPMQVVTLLNDLYTCFDAIIDNFDVYKVETIGDAYMVVSGLPGRNGQRHAPEIARMALALLDAVSSFRIRHRPHDQLRLRIGVHTGPVCAGVVGLKMPRYCLFGDTVNTASRMESNGQALKIHVSSTTKDALDELGCFQLELRGDVEMKGKGKMRTYWLLGERKGPPGLL
- the NPR2 gene encoding atrial natriuretic peptide receptor 2 isoform X10; the encoded protein is MTVLVITYREPPNPEYQEFQNRLLIRAREDFGVELGPSLMNLIAGCFYDGILLYAEVLNETIQEGGTREDGLRIVEKMQGRRYHGVTGLVVMDKNNDRETDFVLWAMGDLDSGDFQPAAHYSGAEKQIWWTGRPIPWVKGAPPSDNPPCAFDLDDPSCDKTPLSTLAIVALGTGITFIMFGVSSFLIFRKLMLEKELASMLWRIRWEELQFGNSERYHKGAGSRLTLSLRGSSYGSLMTAHGKYQIFANTGHFKGNVVAIKHVNKKRIELTRQVLFELKHMRDVQFNHLTRFIGACIDPPNICIVTEYCPRGSLQDILENDSINLDWMFRYSLINDLVKGMAFLHNSIISSHGSLKSSNCVVDSRFVLKITDYGLASFRSTAEPDDSHALYAKKLWTAPELLSGNPLPTTGMQKADVYSFGIILQEIALRSGPFYLEGLDLSPKEIVQKVRNGQRPYFRPSIDRTQLNEELVLLMERCWAQDPAERPDFGQIKGFIRRFNKEGGTSILDNLLLRMEQYANNLEKLVEERTQAYLEEKRKAEALLYQILPHSVAEQLKRGETVQAEAFDSVTIYFSDIVGFTALSAESTPMQVVTLLNDLYTCFDAIIDNFDVYKVETIGDAYMVVSGLPGRNGQRHAPEIARMALALLDAVSSFRIRHRPHDQLRLRIGVHTGPVCAGVVGLKMPRYCLFGDTVNTASRMESNGQALKIHVSSTTKDALDELGCFQLELRGDVEMKGKGKMRTYWLLGERKGPPGLL
- the NPR2 gene encoding atrial natriuretic peptide receptor 2 isoform X9, with translation MTVLVITYREPPNPEYQEFQNRLLIRAREDFGVELGPSLMNLIAGCFYDGILLYAEVLNETIQEGGTREDGLRIVEKMQGRRYHGVTGLVVMDKNNDRETDFVLWAMGDLDSGDFQPAAHYSGAEKQIWWTGRPIPWVKGAPPSDNPPCAFDLDDPSCDKTPLSTLAIVALGTGITFIMFGVSSFLIFRPYRKLMLEKELASMLWRIRWEELQFGNSERYHKGAGSRLTLSLRGSSYGSLMTAHGKYQIFANTGHFKGNVVAIKHVNKKRIELTRQVLFELKHMRDVQFNHLTRFIGACIDPPNICIVTEYCPRGSLQDILENDSINLDWMFRYSLINDLVKGMAFLHNSIISSHGSLKSSNCVVDSRFVLKITDYGLASFRSTAEPDDSHALYAKKLWTAPELLSGNPLPTTGMQKADVYSFGIILQEIALRSGPFYLEGLDLSPKEIVQKVRNGQRPYFRPSIDRTQLNEELVLLMERCWAQDPAERPDFGQIKGFIRRFNKEGGTSILDNLLLRMEQYANNLEKLVEERTQAYLEEKRKAEALLYQILPHSVAEQLKRGETVQAEAFDSVTIYFSDIVGFTALSAESTPMQVVTLLNDLYTCFDAIIDNFDVYKVETIGDAYMVVSGLPGRNGQRHAPEIARMALALLDAVSSFRIRHRPHDQLRLRIGVHTGPVCAGVVGLKMPRYCLFGDTVNTASRMESNGQALKIHVSSTTKDALDELGCFQLELRGDVEMKGKGKMRTYWLLGERKGPPGLL
- the NPR2 gene encoding atrial natriuretic peptide receptor 2 isoform X16 → MDKNNDRETDFVLWAMGDLDSGDFQPAAHYSGAEKQIWWTGRPIPWVKGAPPSDNPPCAFDLDDPSCDKTPLSTLAIVALGTGITFIMFGVSSFLIFRKLMLEKELASMLWRIRWEELQFGNSERYHKGAGSRLTLSLRGSSYGSLMTAHGKYQIFANTGHFKGNVVAIKHVNKKRIELTRQVLFELKHMRDVQFNHLTRFIGACIDPPNICIVTEYCPRGSLQDILENDSINLDWMFRYSLINDLVKGMAFLHNSIISSHGSLKSSNCVVDSRFVLKITDYGLASFRSTAEPDDSHALYAKKLWTAPELLSGNPLPTTGMQKADVYSFGIILQEIALRSGPFYLEGLDLSPKEIVQKVRNGQRPYFRPSIDRTQLNEELVLLMERCWAQDPAERPDFGQIKGFIRRFNKEGGTSILDNLLLRMEQYANNLEKLVEERTQAYLEEKRKAEALLYQILPHSVAEQLKRGETVQAEAFDSVTIYFSDIVGFTALSAESTPMQVVTLLNDLYTCFDAIIDNFDVYKVETIGDAYMVVSGLPGRNGQRHAPEIARMALALLDAVSSFRIRHRPHDQLRLRIGVHTGPVCAGVVGLKMPRYCLFGDTVNTASRMESNGQALKIHVSSTTKDALDELGCFQLELRGDVEMKGKGKMRTYWLLGERKGPPGLL